The nucleotide window TCACCTACCCGTGCAAGCAGGCCGTGATTCCGCTGCTCGACGAACTGTCCGACGACGCGCGCGCCCTCGGCGCGGTCAACACGGTGCTGTTCAAGGACGGCAAACGCATCGGCCACAACACGGACTGGTCCGGCTTCGCGCGTGCGTTCCAGCGCGGCTTGCCGGACGTGTCGCTGGAACGCGTCGTGCAACTCGGCGCGGGCGGCGCCGGCGCGGCAGTCGCGCACGCCGCGCTGAACATGGGCGCGAAGTCGCTCACGCTATTCGACGTGGACGCCACGCGCGCCGCGTCGCTCGCCGACGAATTGCAGAAGCGTTTTCCGGCCGCCGCCGTCAGCGCCGGCAGTTCGCTCGCCGAATCGCTCGCGGCCGCCAACGGCCTGATTCACGCCACGCCCACCGGCATGGCGAAATTGCCCGGCTTGCCGTTGCCGGTCGAATTGCTGCACCGCGATCTGTGGGTC belongs to Paraburkholderia aromaticivorans and includes:
- a CDS encoding shikimate dehydrogenase, yielding MNSQVNAQANSQATPHSYLVGLIGAGISGSLTPAMHEEEGSKLGLHYVYRRIDLEALNLDVATLPDLLMAAERMGFNGLNITYPCKQAVIPLLDELSDDARALGAVNTVLFKDGKRIGHNTDWSGFARAFQRGLPDVSLERVVQLGAGGAGAAVAHAALNMGAKSLTLFDVDATRAASLADELQKRFPAAAVSAGSSLAESLAAANGLIHATPTGMAKLPGLPLPVELLHRDLWVADIVYFPIRTALLQAAEAIGCRTLSGGGMAVYQAVDAMRIFTGLEPDAERVYTHFQSLLQR